The following are encoded together in the Triticum dicoccoides isolate Atlit2015 ecotype Zavitan chromosome 6B, WEW_v2.0, whole genome shotgun sequence genome:
- the LOC119320853 gene encoding F-box protein SKIP19-like, producing MPSSPPAAASGSRRYSKRRARTFHVTVFKYTPVPLPERDWAELHPDLISRIFRRLDQAELLLGGVTGVCRSWRRVAREEPELWRRIDLSGGLWYAPGSYPPMFNLETRSMVRKALRLSAGQCEALVCEHVDDDTLLFLAERAHSLKSLHLIVTHISDEGFAKAIKMLPLLEELEISLLSKTYTLKLVEIVARACPLLKHFRLVTGRYYENGNAVAFAVARMHKLRSLHLVGFILDKEGLTAILNNCHDLTYLNMRDCGSPMDYNLRARFSRITFDEHEYWSDYYNDTHYAYYRFKPTLCDCCDHVPSSKYDDDDYEAYHYNLGDGDGDDVDDADLDKHEKILDIKSMRRYLSR from the exons ATGCCGTCGTCACCGCCGGCGGCGGCATCAGGAAGCCGTCGATATTCCAAGAGAAGAGCACGGACGTTCCACGTCACGGTGTTCAAGTACACGCCGGTGCCGCTGCCGGAGAGGGACTGGGCGGAGCTGCACCCGGACCTGATCTCGCGCATCTTCCGCAGGCTGGACCAGGCCGAGCTCCTGCTCGGCGGCGTGACGGGCGTGTGCCGTTCCTGGCGGCGCGTCGCCCGGGAGGAGCCAGAGCTGTGGCGCCGCATCGACCTGAGCGGCGGCCTGTGGTACGCTCCGGGGTCCTACCCCCCCATGTTCAACCTGGAGACCAGGTCCATGGTGCGGAAGGCCCTGCGGCTCAGCGCGGGGCAGTGCGAGGCCCTCGTGTGCGAGCACGTCGACGACGACACCCTACTCTTTCTCGCCGAGCG GGCCCACTCGTTGAAAAGCCTTCATCTCATTGTGACCCATATCTCTGACGAAGGATTTGCAAAGGCAATCAAGATGTTGCCTCTTCTTGAGGAGCTCGAAATTTCGCTACTTTCAAAAACGTATACATTGAAGCTGGTTGAAATTGTTGCTAGAGCCTGCCCACTATTGAAGCACTTCAGACTTGTCACAGGAAGGTACTACGAAAATGGTAACGCGGTAGCATTTGCGGTTGCCAGGATGCACAAGTTACGTTCATTGCATCTTGTCGGTTTTATCCTCGACAAAGAAGGGCTAACAGCCATCCTCAACAACTGCCACGATCTAACGTACCTAAACATGAGAGATTGTGGCTCTCCTATGGATTACAACCTACGAGCGAGGTTTTCACGGATAACCTTCGATGAGCATGAGTACTGGAGTGACTATTACAATGACACCCATTATGCGTATTACCGCTTCAAGCCTACTCTATGTGATTGCTGTGATCACGTGCCCTCTTCAAAATACGACGACGATGACTATGAGGCTTATCACTACAAccttggtgatggtgatggtgatgatgttgacgATGCGGATCTCGACAAGCACGAGAAGATACTTGACATCAAAAGCATGCGTAGGTACCTAAGTAGATGA